The genomic window AGGCTGGCAAGATTTAATCTACGTTAGAACCTTCCTGATTGATCAGACACTTGCAACATTTATAGAGGCGAATATTGAAGCTGAGTACTCGCACATGCCGTTGATAGCTGCTGCTGGGACTTTGTATCTCTTACCCACCATCATGTTTTTCCTAACGGCCCAGCAGTTGCTTCTCCAAGGTTATTCAGGAGGGATAAAGGGGTGAGGAGAGATGGTTAAGATAACCCTGGATAGAATAATCAAAAAGTTCGGCAACTTCACGGCACTTGACAACATAACCTTGGAAATAGAAGACAAAGAATTTATGGCTCTGCTTGGCCCCTCTGGAAGTGGCAAGTCAACTCTGCTTTATACAATAGCGGGAATATACAAACCTACAGCTGGAAGGATATACTTTGACGGAAGAGATGTTACCGAAGTTCCACCAAAGGACAGAAATGTTGGCTTGGTTTTCCAGAACTGGGCGCTCTATCCACATATGAAGGTTTTCAAAAATATTGCATTTCCCCTTGAGCTCAAAAAGGTTCCTAAAGAAGAGATAGAAAAGAAAGTCCGGGAAGTTGCGAAAATGCTTCACATAGATCATCTTCTAGACAGATACCCCTGGCAGCTCAGTGGTGGTCAGCAGCAGAGGGTTGCCATAGCTAGGGCACTTGTTAAAGAACCCGATGTTTTGTTACTTGATGAGCCTTTGAGTAATTTGGATGCTCTCTTAAGGTTAGAAGTTAGAGCAGAACTTAAGAGGTTGCAGAAGGAATTGGGAATTACTGCCGTTTATGTTACCCATGATCAAGCAGAGGCTCTTGCAATGGCTGATAGAATAGCGATTATACGAGAAGGAAAGATCTTGCAGGTTGGAGAACCGGATGAGGTATATTATAAACCGATGTATAAATTTGTGGCAGGATTTTTAGGAAGTCCCCCTATGAACTTTGTTGAAGCGGAAGTGGAGGGAGAGATGCTTAGGATATACCAGAGCAGAATCCCTGTGCCAAAGCAGTATAGAGAGATTATCAAGAAACTTAACATAACAGAAGTGCTTTTTGGCTTTAGGCCCCATGATGCTGAGATCGTGAGGGGCGAAAGAGAAGGCATTAGAGGAGAGGTTTACTCTTTTGAGCCATTGGGAAGGGAGCAGATAGTAACGGTAGCAGTGGATAGTGACGTTTTTGTTAAAGTTTTTGCTCCAGAAGGAGAGCACTTTAGATTTGGGGAGAAGGTTACAATAGTGCCAAATGAGGACAGGATAATTCTCTTTGACAAAAAAACAGAAAAAGCTCTGGAATATCTTTGATTTCCAAAATTTTTTAAAAGCTCTGTTTAACTATTTTCAAAACATAAAGAGGGTCAAAAATGAGGGTTGCAGTACTTTTTTCTGGAGGAAAGGACTCTACATATGCCCTTTACTGGGCATTAAAGAAAGGTCTTGAAGTTAGGTATCTAGTCACAATGCATTCCGAGAGCGAAGAGAGCTACATGTACCATGTTCCAAATGTTCATCTCACAGAACTCCAAGCAAGAGCTATTGGAATTCCTATCGTCAAGGGTTTTACAAAGGGTGAGAAGGAGAGAGAAGTTGAAGATTTGAAGAGGGTTCTTGAGGGGTTAAAAATAGATGGAATCGTTGCCGGGGCATTAGCGAGCCAATATCAAAAGGAAAGGGTTGAACGAATAGCTGAGGAGCTTGGAATAAAGCTTTTTGCACCCTTCTGGAAAGCTGATCCCGAAGAATACATGAGAACTTTAATTCTGGAGGACTTTGACATAGTTATAGTAGGGGTTTCAGCCTACGGTTTGGATGAGAAGTGGCTGGGAAGAAAAATAGACGAAAAAGCCCTTGAAGAGCTAAAGGTTCTTAACGAAAAGTATAAAGTCCATATTGCCGGTGAGGGAGGAGAATTTGAAACTTTTGTTAGAGACGCACCATTTTTCAAAGCAAAAATAGTTTTTGATGAAACTGAAAAAATATGGGATGCTTATACGGGTTCAGGGGTGTTGATAGTCAAGAGAGCTCATTTAGAACCGAAAAGGTGAGAGAGATGAGAATAGTCTCTGCAGATACCGGAGGGGCAGTATTGGATGAAAACTACAATCCAATTGGTCTAATCGCAACTGCAGCTGTTTTGGTGGAGAAACCATACAGAACAGCAACACTGAGCATCGTAAAGTACTCTAATCCCTTTGACTATGACTTGAGTGGAAGGAAAGCGCTGAGGGATGAGGCTTTTCTGACATTAAAGCTTGCAAGAGAAGTAAAGCCGGATGTTATTCATTTAGACTCCAGCCTCGGGGGAATAGAGGTCAGAAAACTCGACGATCCAACTATAGATGCATTGAGGATCTCTGATAGAGGAAAAGCTATATGGCACGAACTCAGCAAAGATTTACAACCATTAGCAAAGAGATTTTGGGAAGAAACTGGAGTTGAAATCTTAGCTATAGGGAAAGAAAGTGTTGCTGTCAGAATAGCAGAGCTTTATGCCGGGATTTATTCCGTGAAGTGGGGGATTGAGTATGCAATGAGGGAAGGCTTTGTGAGGATTGGGCTTCCAAGATACATGAGTGTCGAGATAGACGGAATTAGAATATTGGGAAAGAGCCTTGATCCTAGAGAGGGAGGCCTCTACGGAGAGATACCTATAGAAAATGAAGATTTCGAATGGCAAGTTTATCCGAACCCTATAGCGAGAACATTTATGGTTTTTGAGGTTAAAATCTAAAGATTTTCGATTTTCTCAGTTTTTCTTCGAACTATAAGTTTTATAGGCTTAAAACGAAGAGATTGTGGTGGTGAGCATGGAAATTGCTAAATCAAGCTCCTCAATTGTTCCGAGATCACCAAATAGGAAACTCCTTATGGGAAACGAAGCAATCGCATATGGAGCACTTGAAAGCGGCATCTCTTTTGCAACCGGCTATCCTGGAACGCCGTCTACTGAGGTTATTGAAACAATAGCGAGATTAAACCCTGAGGTCTTCGCTGAATGGGCACCAAATGAGAAAGTAGCACTTGAAGAAGCCGCGGGAGTTGCTTATACGGGTCTTAGAGCACTTGTAACGATGAAGTGTGTTGGGCTTAACGTTGCCGCTGACCCTCTAATGAGTCTCGCCTATTCCGGGGTGGAAGGAGGGCTCGTTATTTTAGTTGCCGATGACCCTGGGCCGCATACCTCTCAAACGGAACAGGATGATAGATATTATGGAAAATTTGCCTTACTACCCGTTTTGGAGCCTGCAGATGTTCAAGAGGCTCATGATTTGATAAAGTATGCATATGAATTGAGTGAGAAGTACAAAGTGCCAGTTATTTTTAGAACAACCACTAGAGTGAACCACACAACCGCCGATGTAGAGGTAGGAGAGTTCATTAAGCTAAACAGAGAACCGAAGTTTAAGAAAGACATTCAAAGATACGTAAGAGCTTCTATGAAGGGCAATCTTGAGAGACATAAATGGCTGAACAAAACGCTAAAGGAAATTGAAGCTGAATTTGAGGACTTGAGATTTAACTGGATCGAAGGGGAGGGTGAAATTGGAATTATAGCTGAGGGAGCGCCCTATAATTACGTGAAGGAAGTTGTTTCAAAGCTTGGAGAGAAATTTAAGGTTCTTAAGATATCAACTCCCCATCCCCTGCCGAGAAAACTTGTTGTTGAGTTCTTGAAAGGGGTCAAAAAAGCAATAGTTGTGGAAGATGGGGCACCGTTTTTGGAGGAGGAGGTAAAGATAGTAGCCTACGAAGAGGGGGTAAGAGTCCCTATATATGGCAAACGCACTGGTCACCTACCTTTAGAGGGTGAACTAACCCCCAGATTAGTTAGAAATGCTCTCTTGAAACTTCTTGGTAAGGAAGGAGAAGAATACATAAAGCCTATAGAAGTTGAGGAAGCTGAAAACTTGGCTCCATCAAGGCCCCCTACAATGTGCCCCGGTTGTCCACATAGGGGATCCTATAGGGCGTTACTTGATGCTCTTAGGGAATTAAAGTTCAAAAAAGATGAACTTCCAATCC from Thermococcus alcaliphilus includes these protein-coding regions:
- a CDS encoding ABC transporter ATP-binding protein, with the protein product MVKITLDRIIKKFGNFTALDNITLEIEDKEFMALLGPSGSGKSTLLYTIAGIYKPTAGRIYFDGRDVTEVPPKDRNVGLVFQNWALYPHMKVFKNIAFPLELKKVPKEEIEKKVREVAKMLHIDHLLDRYPWQLSGGQQQRVAIARALVKEPDVLLLDEPLSNLDALLRLEVRAELKRLQKELGITAVYVTHDQAEALAMADRIAIIREGKILQVGEPDEVYYKPMYKFVAGFLGSPPMNFVEAEVEGEMLRIYQSRIPVPKQYREIIKKLNITEVLFGFRPHDAEIVRGEREGIRGEVYSFEPLGREQIVTVAVDSDVFVKVFAPEGEHFRFGEKVTIVPNEDRIILFDKKTEKALEYL
- a CDS encoding diphthine--ammonia ligase gives rise to the protein MRVAVLFSGGKDSTYALYWALKKGLEVRYLVTMHSESEESYMYHVPNVHLTELQARAIGIPIVKGFTKGEKEREVEDLKRVLEGLKIDGIVAGALASQYQKERVERIAEELGIKLFAPFWKADPEEYMRTLILEDFDIVIVGVSAYGLDEKWLGRKIDEKALEELKVLNEKYKVHIAGEGGEFETFVRDAPFFKAKIVFDETEKIWDAYTGSGVLIVKRAHLEPKR
- a CDS encoding DUF4152 family protein, producing the protein MRIVSADTGGAVLDENYNPIGLIATAAVLVEKPYRTATLSIVKYSNPFDYDLSGRKALRDEAFLTLKLAREVKPDVIHLDSSLGGIEVRKLDDPTIDALRISDRGKAIWHELSKDLQPLAKRFWEETGVEILAIGKESVAVRIAELYAGIYSVKWGIEYAMREGFVRIGLPRYMSVEIDGIRILGKSLDPREGGLYGEIPIENEDFEWQVYPNPIARTFMVFEVKI
- the iorA gene encoding indolepyruvate ferredoxin oxidoreductase subunit alpha, giving the protein MEIAKSSSSIVPRSPNRKLLMGNEAIAYGALESGISFATGYPGTPSTEVIETIARLNPEVFAEWAPNEKVALEEAAGVAYTGLRALVTMKCVGLNVAADPLMSLAYSGVEGGLVILVADDPGPHTSQTEQDDRYYGKFALLPVLEPADVQEAHDLIKYAYELSEKYKVPVIFRTTTRVNHTTADVEVGEFIKLNREPKFKKDIQRYVRASMKGNLERHKWLNKTLKEIEAEFEDLRFNWIEGEGEIGIIAEGAPYNYVKEVVSKLGEKFKVLKISTPHPLPRKLVVEFLKGVKKAIVVEDGAPFLEEEVKIVAYEEGVRVPIYGKRTGHLPLEGELTPRLVRNALLKLLGKEGEEYIKPIEVEEAENLAPSRPPTMCPGCPHRGSYRALLDALRELKFKKDELPIHGDIGCYALSLLPPLEAIWTEYVMGASISLANGQSIAMGKKIIATIGDSTFFHNGLQPLVDAVYKDLDVLVMILDNRTTAMTGHQPHPGTGGSETGRKFNEIDIEGLVKALGVKYVRTVDPYDLKATKEAIKEAMQVKGPAVIIARRECIIPVLRRGEIGEIPVTIEEQCTGCKACALLTGCPALVFDSETGKMKIDPLICTGCGLCEQLCPFDAIVYPSKR